The Salinibacterium sp. M195 genome includes a window with the following:
- a CDS encoding succinic semialdehyde dehydrogenase — MSSPTAAALIGNSRRDALVAQLSCTTTDTATVIAPFSGQPLHELPQSSIQDVQDAAATARLAQEAWKAAGFAHRRRVLLRAHDLLLERREELLDLLQTESGKTRGQAFEEIFQAASVTRYYALSARRVLATKRRRAGIPLLMTTRVSYSPKQLVGVVTPWNYPIALGTMDAVPALAAGSAVIQKIDNQGSLAMLATREAYLDAGVPAAVWPIVAGPRDTVGNAIIDSCDYLCFTGSTPTGTRVGERAAGRLIGASLELGGKNPLIVLGDANPAQAAEDAVYACFASMGQLCVSIERIYVHESIAEEFTREFAARVSALNQTAALDYSGDVGSLTSAAQLERVQAHVDDAIAHGATVLTGGVARPEIGPYFFAPTVLTDVTAAMQCFANETFGPVVAIATVATDTEAIDRANDTEFGLNASIFSGSVAHARRLADRLHAGSVNINEGYRGSFSSVDAPMGGMKKSGLGRRNGPEGILRFAQARTVSQSNGILQLPRTGAEFAVMAGLMVTLLSVLKALRRR; from the coding sequence ATGTCGTCCCCTACTGCTGCTGCGTTAATCGGAAACTCACGTCGCGATGCGCTCGTCGCACAATTGAGCTGCACGACCACCGACACCGCCACCGTGATTGCCCCCTTCAGCGGGCAGCCTCTGCATGAGCTTCCTCAGAGCTCGATTCAGGATGTTCAGGATGCCGCGGCAACTGCCCGTCTCGCTCAAGAAGCCTGGAAAGCAGCAGGGTTTGCCCACCGTCGCCGCGTGCTCCTGCGCGCCCACGATCTGCTGCTCGAGCGCCGCGAAGAGCTGCTCGACCTCCTGCAAACCGAATCGGGCAAGACCAGGGGTCAAGCATTTGAAGAGATTTTTCAAGCGGCATCGGTCACGCGCTACTACGCCCTCTCGGCTCGCCGGGTGTTGGCAACGAAACGACGCCGGGCCGGCATTCCCCTGCTCATGACCACGCGGGTCAGCTATTCCCCCAAGCAGCTTGTCGGCGTCGTCACCCCCTGGAACTATCCGATTGCGCTCGGAACCATGGATGCGGTTCCCGCGCTTGCCGCTGGCAGCGCCGTCATCCAGAAAATCGACAACCAGGGCTCACTGGCGATGCTCGCGACGCGCGAGGCCTACCTCGACGCGGGAGTTCCCGCCGCCGTCTGGCCCATTGTCGCCGGCCCAAGAGACACTGTCGGAAACGCGATCATCGACAGCTGCGATTACCTCTGCTTCACGGGCTCCACGCCTACCGGCACTCGCGTCGGCGAGCGCGCGGCTGGCAGGCTCATCGGAGCCTCGCTTGAGCTTGGCGGCAAGAATCCACTGATCGTGCTCGGAGATGCGAACCCTGCCCAGGCTGCCGAGGATGCTGTCTACGCCTGCTTCGCTTCGATGGGCCAGCTCTGCGTCTCCATCGAACGCATCTACGTTCATGAGTCAATTGCCGAAGAGTTCACGCGAGAATTCGCCGCACGGGTATCCGCCCTGAACCAGACCGCCGCACTTGACTACTCCGGTGACGTCGGATCGCTGACATCCGCTGCCCAACTAGAACGCGTCCAGGCCCACGTCGACGATGCCATTGCCCACGGCGCGACTGTGCTCACCGGCGGTGTTGCCCGGCCCGAAATTGGTCCGTACTTTTTTGCCCCAACGGTGCTCACGGATGTCACTGCCGCGATGCAGTGCTTCGCCAACGAGACCTTCGGCCCGGTGGTAGCCATTGCCACCGTCGCGACCGACACCGAAGCCATCGACCGCGCCAATGACACCGAATTTGGGTTGAACGCCTCAATCTTCAGCGGTTCTGTTGCACACGCTCGGCGTCTGGCAGATCGACTGCATGCCGGCAGCGTGAACATCAATGAGGGTTACCGCGGCAGCTTCTCGAGTGTGGATGCTCCGATGGGCGGTATGAAAAAGTCTGGGCTCGGCCGCCGCAACGGGCCAGAGGGAATTCTGCGCTTCGCGCAAGCTCGCACGGTGTCGCAGTCGAACGGAATCCTTCAGTTGCCGCGCACCGGCGCGGAATTCGCGGTGATGGCTGGCCTCATGGTCACGCTTCTCAGCGTGCTGAAAGCGTTGCGTCGCCGCTAA
- a CDS encoding sec-independent translocase: protein MSFGLSFDKLLLIGLIAVFLLGPERLPYYASQLARLVRSLRDMANGAKDRMRDEMGPDFDDIDWKKLDPRQYDPRRIIRDALLDDDDAAPPVTVRPPRSAAYAERQAARAESKSQLEAGEKAPFDNEAT, encoded by the coding sequence GTGTCCTTTGGTCTCAGTTTCGACAAGCTGCTCCTTATTGGGCTCATCGCTGTCTTTTTGCTCGGCCCAGAGCGACTGCCGTATTACGCATCGCAGCTCGCTCGCCTTGTTCGCTCGCTGCGAGATATGGCCAACGGCGCCAAAGATCGCATGCGCGACGAGATGGGCCCAGACTTCGACGACATCGACTGGAAGAAACTCGATCCTCGCCAGTACGACCCTCGTCGCATCATCCGCGACGCCCTGCTAGATGATGACGATGCCGCACCGCCAGTGACAGTTCGCCCACCCCGCTCGGCTGCCTACGCCGAGCGGCAAGCAGCCCGCGCTGAAAGTAAGTCTCAGCTCGAGGCCGGCGAGAAGGCTCCCTTCGACAACGAAGCGACTTAG
- a CDS encoding O-methyltransferase: MSDKHLSWKYAEEFVVERPEIAAARVHSSELGIEAVSPAVGAQLALLAAATSAKSIIEVGTGVGISGLWMLAGSPKALLTTIDSELDHQQVARAVFADANIPANRVRQIGGKASEVLPRMNESSYDLVFIDADPQSVIEYVEHGLRLVRPGGVVAVAHALWRDRVADPAQRDATVTNFRSLLKEISQSEAVISSLIPVGDGLLQLTKLSD, encoded by the coding sequence GTGTCAGATAAGCATCTGAGCTGGAAATACGCCGAGGAGTTCGTTGTCGAACGCCCAGAGATTGCGGCTGCACGCGTGCACTCGAGTGAACTCGGAATCGAGGCTGTTTCTCCTGCGGTCGGTGCCCAACTAGCGCTATTGGCTGCGGCCACGAGCGCTAAGAGCATCATCGAAGTCGGCACTGGTGTTGGCATTAGTGGGCTGTGGATGCTCGCCGGGAGCCCTAAGGCACTGCTCACCACTATCGACTCTGAACTTGATCACCAGCAGGTTGCCCGCGCAGTATTCGCCGATGCGAATATTCCCGCGAATCGTGTGCGCCAAATTGGCGGCAAAGCGTCTGAAGTCTTGCCGCGGATGAACGAGTCAAGCTATGACCTCGTCTTCATCGATGCTGACCCGCAGTCTGTCATCGAATACGTTGAGCACGGCCTGCGGCTCGTGCGGCCAGGTGGCGTCGTCGCCGTCGCGCACGCGCTCTGGCGAGACCGGGTTGCCGATCCCGCCCAGCGGGACGCCACTGTAACCAATTTCCGGTCGCTGTTGAAAGAGATTTCTCAGTCCGAGGCCGTGATCAGCTCGCTGATTCCCGTCGGCGACGGACTGCTTCAGCTCACCAAACTGAGTGACTAG
- the uvrA gene encoding excinuclease ABC subunit UvrA gives MTMDRSAGWVQVRGAREHNLKNIDLDVPRDRLVVFTGVSGSGKSSLAFGTLYAEAQRRYFESVAPYARRLLNQVGAPDVGEISGLPPAVALQQRRGAPSSRSSVGTITTLSNLLRMLYSRAGTYPPGIDHLSAEAFSPNTVAGACPRCHGLGVVHDVTEDLLVPDTSLSIREGAIAAWPGAWQGANLRSIVTGLGIDIEKPWTSLRRSDRDWLLYTEEQPSVLVKPERDRVDFGYYGKFWSARKHIMNVLSQSQSQRMRDRALRFVQSMACPDCAGSGLQPNARAVTFAGLNIAQMNAVPLADLAVQLRLGIEMSNAGGTGNAPESSEVASRIGTDVIARVEVLLDLGLGYLSLGRNSTTLSPGESQRLRIATQLRSGLFGVIYVLDEPSAGLHPADAQPLLDVLDRLKASGNSLFVVEHDLDVIRRADWVVDIGPGAGEGGGNLVYSGPVDGLKEVDESITGAYLFPRTAAPVHKIRVPDSWLQLRGASLHNINKLSVDFPLGVMTAVTGVSGSGKSTLVTQVLASVVRRHLGTAPDDSEETELHVTVNDASGVESFDRLVLVDQRPIGRTPRSNLATYTGMFDVVRKLFAATDEAKARGYTASRFSFNVAGGRCETCLGEGFVSVELLFLPGTYAPCQTCHGARYNAETLDVTYQGESIASVLAMTVDSAATFFADVPSASRSLETLRDVGLGYLRLGQPATELSGGEAQRIKLATELQRAHRGHALFLLDEPTSGLHPADVRLLLEQLQRLVDAGNTVVLVEHDQAAITASDWVIDLGPSGGDAGGQIVAVGTPHDIARGTGATATHLAAWLSRQESSSRA, from the coding sequence ATGACTATGGACCGCTCGGCTGGTTGGGTACAGGTACGAGGTGCTCGCGAACACAATCTCAAGAATATCGATCTCGATGTTCCCCGAGATCGACTTGTCGTGTTCACTGGCGTCTCTGGTTCAGGAAAGTCGTCTCTCGCGTTCGGCACCCTGTATGCAGAAGCCCAACGCCGCTATTTCGAATCAGTAGCGCCGTACGCGCGTCGATTGCTCAATCAGGTTGGTGCGCCCGACGTCGGCGAGATCAGCGGCCTTCCTCCCGCCGTTGCGTTGCAACAGCGCCGTGGTGCCCCCAGCTCACGCTCGAGCGTTGGCACGATCACGACCCTGTCCAACCTGCTGCGCATGCTGTATTCCCGTGCCGGAACGTATCCACCAGGCATCGACCATCTCTCGGCGGAAGCTTTCTCGCCAAACACGGTGGCGGGAGCGTGCCCGCGCTGCCATGGCCTCGGCGTCGTTCACGATGTCACGGAAGATCTGCTTGTGCCGGATACGTCGCTGAGTATCCGCGAAGGCGCAATCGCCGCCTGGCCCGGAGCGTGGCAGGGCGCCAACCTTCGCAGCATTGTCACTGGCCTCGGTATCGATATCGAGAAGCCGTGGACCTCACTTCGCCGCAGCGACCGCGATTGGTTGCTCTACACAGAAGAACAGCCATCAGTGCTGGTGAAGCCCGAACGCGATCGCGTCGATTTCGGCTATTACGGCAAGTTTTGGAGCGCGCGAAAGCACATCATGAACGTGCTCTCACAATCGCAAAGTCAGCGGATGCGCGACCGCGCCTTACGCTTCGTGCAGAGCATGGCGTGCCCTGACTGCGCCGGGAGTGGACTGCAGCCCAACGCTCGCGCCGTCACCTTTGCGGGCCTCAACATCGCGCAAATGAATGCGGTGCCGCTGGCAGATCTCGCGGTGCAACTGCGCCTCGGAATCGAGATGTCGAACGCAGGCGGAACGGGCAACGCGCCCGAAAGCTCTGAAGTAGCGAGCCGGATCGGAACTGACGTTATCGCCCGCGTCGAGGTGCTTCTCGATCTTGGGCTTGGATACTTGAGCCTTGGCCGAAACTCCACCACCCTCTCCCCCGGCGAATCGCAAAGATTGCGCATCGCCACGCAATTGCGTTCAGGGCTCTTCGGGGTCATTTACGTTCTCGACGAGCCATCTGCCGGCTTGCACCCCGCCGATGCCCAACCCTTGCTCGACGTTCTCGACCGTCTGAAAGCGTCGGGTAACTCTCTCTTCGTTGTAGAACACGATCTCGATGTCATCCGCCGTGCAGACTGGGTCGTCGATATCGGTCCTGGTGCCGGCGAGGGCGGGGGAAACCTTGTCTACTCTGGACCTGTTGATGGGCTCAAAGAGGTGGATGAGTCGATCACTGGCGCCTACCTGTTCCCTCGTACTGCCGCGCCCGTCCACAAGATCCGTGTTCCCGATTCGTGGTTACAACTCCGAGGAGCATCGCTCCACAACATCAACAAGCTCTCCGTCGACTTCCCTCTCGGCGTGATGACCGCGGTCACCGGGGTCTCTGGATCAGGAAAGTCGACGCTCGTCACGCAGGTGCTCGCTTCTGTCGTTCGCCGGCATCTCGGAACTGCACCCGATGATTCAGAGGAGACAGAGCTTCACGTCACCGTCAACGACGCCTCGGGAGTCGAATCTTTCGATCGCCTCGTTCTTGTCGACCAACGGCCGATCGGACGAACTCCACGATCAAACCTTGCGACGTACACGGGCATGTTCGATGTCGTGCGCAAACTCTTCGCCGCGACAGACGAAGCGAAAGCCCGCGGATACACGGCAAGCCGATTCTCGTTCAATGTGGCAGGCGGACGGTGTGAAACCTGTCTCGGCGAAGGATTCGTGTCAGTCGAACTGCTGTTTTTGCCGGGGACGTATGCTCCATGCCAGACGTGTCACGGAGCCCGCTACAACGCGGAAACGCTTGACGTGACGTATCAGGGCGAGTCGATCGCCTCAGTACTCGCGATGACAGTTGACAGCGCAGCAACCTTCTTCGCCGACGTGCCGTCTGCCTCACGCAGCTTAGAGACTCTTCGCGATGTCGGGCTCGGCTACCTGCGGCTCGGCCAGCCCGCCACCGAACTGAGCGGCGGCGAAGCCCAACGCATCAAGTTAGCGACCGAGCTTCAACGTGCTCACCGCGGACACGCCCTTTTCCTGCTCGACGAACCGACTTCGGGGCTTCACCCCGCCGACGTACGGTTGCTGCTCGAGCAGCTGCAACGACTTGTCGACGCCGGAAACACTGTCGTGCTTGTCGAACACGATCAAGCCGCTATCACGGCAAGCGACTGGGTTATCGATCTCGGCCCCAGCGGTGGAGATGCCGGTGGCCAGATCGTCGCTGTCGGAACCCCGCACGACATTGCGCGAGGCACTGGCGCAACCGCGACCCACCTTGCCGCCTGGCTCTCTCGACAAGAATCGAGTTCCCGAGCGTAG
- a CDS encoding DUF3117 domain-containing protein: protein MAAMKPRTGDGPMEAVKEGRLIIVRVPLEGGGRLVVSVNDDEAKELHDALAGVVAAV from the coding sequence ATGGCAGCTATGAAGCCGAGGACCGGTGACGGGCCGATGGAGGCTGTCAAAGAGGGTCGACTCATTATTGTTCGAGTCCCTCTCGAAGGCGGCGGTCGTCTCGTTGTTTCTGTAAACGATGACGAAGCCAAAGAACTTCACGACGCACTCGCTGGTGTTGTCGCCGCCGTTTAG
- a CDS encoding mannosyltransferase family protein: MADGSLASPGSLATTVRRATTALLAPERWWLAVVAIFVASRAVTTSILLAYASIQGPTAWTGPQPDYFSFAKIWDGHWYYIIALAGYPTELPLTETGHVAENAWAFMPGYPAVVRIVMTVTTLDFAYAAVFVAAGFALGAALVFYKLMNRVLPARTALFAVVIFCFAPLSPILQVAYAESMSLFLLMLALYWLMSHQYWMLLPVIAVMSLTRPSGLAFALAMGLHVVYRWWVRDRDGFPLREAIAAISATVFSLVMGFAWLLIAAAMTGSLTAYTDTELAWRAPYIGNGELVPFTAWFQAAGFWQLWWHIPQWLLSAVLVASVLGFFGFLLTKPARRLGVDMRLWLVSYALYLLAVFFPQSSTFRLLMPMFPVAGVLAQPKSRTYRVLLILACVLGQWGWIHIAWWVDIYDWTPP, encoded by the coding sequence GTGGCTGACGGCTCGCTAGCCTCTCCTGGCTCGCTAGCTACCACCGTGCGCCGCGCAACAACAGCGCTGCTCGCACCCGAGCGTTGGTGGCTCGCGGTTGTGGCGATTTTCGTTGCGTCACGAGCGGTGACGACGTCGATTCTGTTGGCCTACGCCTCTATTCAGGGGCCGACGGCGTGGACCGGGCCGCAGCCCGACTATTTCTCGTTCGCCAAGATCTGGGATGGTCACTGGTACTACATCATTGCCCTCGCGGGCTATCCGACCGAGTTGCCGCTGACGGAGACGGGCCACGTCGCCGAGAATGCGTGGGCGTTTATGCCTGGCTATCCGGCGGTCGTGCGCATCGTGATGACCGTAACGACTCTCGATTTTGCCTATGCTGCGGTGTTCGTGGCGGCCGGTTTCGCGCTGGGTGCCGCATTGGTGTTTTACAAACTGATGAACCGCGTGCTTCCCGCGCGCACCGCGCTCTTCGCCGTCGTGATCTTCTGCTTTGCTCCGCTGTCGCCCATTCTTCAGGTGGCCTATGCAGAGTCCATGTCATTGTTTTTGCTCATGCTCGCCCTCTATTGGCTAATGAGCCACCAGTACTGGATGCTGTTGCCGGTCATTGCGGTGATGTCGCTGACCCGGCCAAGCGGCCTTGCCTTCGCCCTAGCGATGGGGTTGCACGTTGTGTACCGCTGGTGGGTACGCGACCGCGATGGCTTTCCGCTGCGAGAGGCCATTGCCGCGATCTCCGCAACGGTATTTAGTTTGGTGATGGGATTCGCTTGGCTGCTGATTGCCGCGGCGATGACGGGATCGTTGACCGCTTATACCGACACGGAGCTGGCGTGGCGGGCGCCGTATATTGGCAACGGTGAACTTGTGCCCTTTACGGCGTGGTTCCAGGCGGCAGGTTTCTGGCAATTGTGGTGGCATATTCCGCAGTGGCTTCTCTCGGCGGTACTGGTCGCCAGCGTGCTTGGCTTTTTTGGCTTCTTGCTCACGAAGCCCGCTCGCCGTCTCGGGGTCGACATGCGTTTGTGGCTCGTGAGCTACGCGCTCTATCTTTTGGCGGTGTTTTTTCCGCAGTCGAGCACATTTCGCTTGTTGATGCCGATGTTCCCGGTCGCAGGTGTGTTGGCGCAACCGAAGTCACGAACGTACCGAGTTCTTCTCATCCTCGCCTGCGTCCTCGGGCAGTGGGGGTGGATTCATATCGCGTGGTGGGTAGACATCTATGACTGGACTCCACCGTAA
- the dapE gene encoding succinyl-diaminopimelate desuccinylase: MPVTDPSIPVLDLGASSPELTRQICDIESVSGNEQRIADAVETALRAFDHLEVIRDADAVVARTSGGKAQRVVIAGHLDTVPVNANLPTTLEMIDGEEHLVGRGTVDMKGGVAIALKLAAELTNPAVDVTWIFYDHEEVAAELNGLGRIARNRPDLMAGDFAIIGEPSNATVEGGCNGTARIDIALAGLRAHSARAWMGENAIHAAAPVLAILAAYEPEQHEVDGLVYREGLNAVGIAGGVAGNVIPDAATVTVNFRFAPDRSTEQAIQHLREVFAGFDFEVTDLAGGARPGLDAPLAKNFLAAVGGTPAPKYGWTDVARFAELGVPAVNYGPGNPLRAHADDERVATSEIVACEQGLRAWLTAR; this comes from the coding sequence ATGCCTGTGACCGATCCTTCCATTCCCGTGCTCGATTTGGGTGCTTCTAGCCCCGAGCTGACCCGCCAGATTTGCGATATCGAGTCGGTTTCCGGCAACGAACAACGCATTGCGGATGCTGTCGAGACCGCTCTGAGAGCGTTCGACCATCTTGAAGTGATTCGGGATGCGGATGCCGTCGTTGCCCGCACGAGTGGCGGCAAGGCGCAGCGGGTGGTGATCGCCGGGCACCTCGATACGGTGCCGGTGAACGCGAACCTGCCGACGACGCTCGAGATGATCGATGGCGAAGAGCATCTCGTGGGGCGCGGCACCGTCGATATGAAGGGCGGCGTTGCTATCGCTCTCAAGCTCGCGGCAGAACTCACCAACCCTGCTGTCGATGTGACGTGGATCTTCTACGATCACGAAGAGGTTGCTGCTGAGCTCAATGGCCTTGGCCGTATCGCTCGCAACCGTCCTGACCTAATGGCGGGCGACTTCGCGATCATTGGCGAACCGTCGAACGCGACGGTAGAGGGCGGCTGCAACGGCACCGCTCGCATCGACATCGCGCTCGCGGGACTGCGTGCGCACTCCGCGCGTGCGTGGATGGGCGAGAACGCTATCCATGCTGCAGCGCCGGTGCTGGCCATTCTGGCCGCCTATGAGCCCGAGCAGCACGAGGTCGATGGCCTCGTCTATCGTGAAGGCCTCAACGCCGTGGGTATCGCCGGTGGTGTTGCGGGCAATGTGATTCCGGATGCGGCGACCGTGACCGTGAACTTCCGCTTCGCTCCGGATCGCAGCACCGAGCAGGCCATCCAGCACTTGCGCGAGGTTTTTGCTGGCTTCGACTTTGAGGTGACGGACCTCGCCGGAGGCGCGCGCCCAGGGCTCGACGCTCCGCTCGCTAAGAACTTCTTGGCTGCCGTGGGCGGAACCCCCGCCCCGAAGTATGGCTGGACCGACGTTGCTCGATTTGCCGAGCTTGGAGTACCAGCGGTGAACTACGGCCCTGGCAATCCTCTTCGCGCCCACGCTGACGACGAGCGTGTCGCGACGAGCGAGATCGTGGCGTGTGAGCAGGGACTGCGGGCGTGGCTGACGGCTCGCTAG
- the dapD gene encoding 2,3,4,5-tetrahydropyridine-2,6-dicarboxylate N-succinyltransferase, which yields MTSRTAWGYGLATIASDGTTLDVWFPAPHLGSIPEGTDPHYTPADLEEHLGADERRRVRTEFVTVEIDLDAAPQNVADAYLRLHLLSHLLVKPNSINLDGLFGALPIVVWTNAGAVHPDDFRELRASLKRHGIVVTGIDKFPRMLDYVLPERVRIADASRVRLGAYLSPGTTVMHEGFVNFNAGTLGSSMVEGRISQGVVVGDGADIGGGASIMGTLSGGGTERVSIGERALLGANSGIGIAIGDDTVVEAGLYVTAGTKVTIIDGSPTPRTVKAVELSGVNGLLFRRNSLTGGVEVLPRSGSGVVLNTALHA from the coding sequence ATGACTTCGCGCACAGCATGGGGATACGGACTCGCAACAATCGCCAGCGATGGGACAACACTCGACGTGTGGTTCCCCGCTCCGCACCTGGGATCTATCCCTGAGGGCACCGACCCGCACTACACCCCCGCCGACCTCGAAGAGCACTTGGGCGCCGACGAGCGTCGTCGTGTGCGCACCGAATTCGTGACCGTTGAAATCGATCTGGATGCCGCACCGCAGAATGTCGCCGATGCCTACCTGCGCCTGCACTTGCTCAGCCATCTTCTCGTGAAGCCCAACAGCATCAACCTCGATGGCCTCTTCGGCGCACTGCCGATCGTGGTCTGGACCAACGCCGGAGCGGTGCACCCTGACGACTTCCGCGAGCTGCGCGCCTCGCTCAAGCGCCACGGTATCGTCGTCACCGGCATCGACAAGTTCCCGCGGATGCTCGACTACGTTCTGCCAGAACGGGTGCGCATCGCCGACGCCTCCCGCGTTCGCCTCGGCGCCTACCTCTCCCCCGGAACCACCGTCATGCACGAGGGCTTCGTTAACTTCAACGCTGGCACGCTCGGCAGCTCGATGGTCGAGGGCCGTATCTCCCAGGGCGTCGTCGTGGGAGACGGTGCCGATATCGGTGGTGGAGCATCCATCATGGGAACCCTCAGCGGTGGCGGAACCGAACGCGTCTCGATCGGTGAACGTGCCTTGCTCGGTGCTAACTCGGGAATCGGGATTGCGATCGGCGACGACACTGTCGTCGAAGCCGGGCTCTACGTCACCGCGGGCACCAAGGTCACCATCATCGACGGTTCGCCAACACCACGCACCGTCAAAGCTGTCGAGCTCAGCGGAGTGAATGGCCTCCTGTTCCGCCGCAATTCGCTGACCGGAGGCGTGGAAGTACTGCCGCGCAGCGGCAGCGGTGTTGTGCTCAACACGGCGCTTCACGCCTAG
- a CDS encoding citrate synthase: MNEAPQDPEKATLHFPGGEAEFPIIRGVDGHNSIDISTFMKQTGYTALDQGFVNTASTRSEITYIDGDRGILRYRGYAIEEVAANSTYLEVAWLLIYGEIPSKSQLEEFDEKIRRHTLLHEDLRRFFDALPHSAHPMSVLSSAVSALSTYYEDSHDVRDQEQVELSTIRLLAKLPVIAAYAHKKSLGQALLYPDNSLSFVDNFLKLNFGNMAEEYVVNPVLSKALDRLLILHEDHEQNASTSTVRLVGSTEANIFASISAGINALYGPLHGGANEAVLKMLGEIQQSGEGVQKFVERVKRKEEGVRLMGFGHRVYKSFDPRARLVKESADEVLADLGVSDPLLDIARELEEVALADDYFISRKLYPNVDFYTGVIYKAMGFPPRMFTVLFAIGRLPGWIANWREMNQDPNTKIGRPQQLYTGPETRSWPQR; the protein is encoded by the coding sequence GTGAATGAAGCTCCTCAAGACCCAGAGAAGGCCACGCTCCACTTTCCGGGTGGCGAAGCCGAATTCCCGATAATCCGTGGAGTCGATGGTCACAACAGCATCGATATCTCGACCTTCATGAAGCAGACCGGTTACACGGCGCTTGATCAAGGTTTCGTGAACACAGCCTCGACCCGTAGTGAAATCACCTACATCGATGGCGATCGTGGAATTCTGCGCTACCGCGGCTACGCGATCGAAGAAGTTGCGGCCAACTCCACGTACCTCGAGGTGGCGTGGCTACTCATCTACGGCGAGATCCCGTCGAAGTCGCAGCTCGAGGAATTTGACGAGAAGATTCGTCGCCACACGCTGCTGCATGAAGACCTCCGTCGTTTCTTTGATGCGTTGCCGCACAGTGCGCACCCGATGTCAGTGCTCTCCAGCGCTGTATCCGCGCTGTCCACGTACTACGAAGACTCCCACGATGTGCGCGACCAGGAGCAGGTCGAACTGTCGACCATCCGTTTGCTGGCAAAGTTGCCCGTGATTGCCGCTTACGCCCACAAGAAGTCACTCGGGCAAGCGTTGCTTTACCCCGACAACTCGCTCAGCTTTGTTGACAACTTCTTAAAGCTCAACTTTGGCAATATGGCCGAGGAGTACGTGGTCAACCCCGTGCTGAGCAAGGCGCTCGACCGCCTCCTCATCTTGCACGAAGACCACGAACAGAATGCATCCACGTCAACGGTGCGCCTCGTCGGTTCGACTGAAGCCAATATCTTCGCGTCAATCTCCGCCGGCATTAACGCCCTCTACGGCCCACTTCACGGTGGCGCTAACGAGGCAGTGCTCAAGATGCTCGGCGAGATTCAGCAGTCGGGTGAAGGCGTGCAGAAGTTCGTCGAGCGAGTCAAGCGCAAAGAAGAAGGCGTGCGCCTGATGGGCTTCGGTCACCGCGTCTACAAGAGCTTCGACCCACGTGCTCGACTCGTGAAAGAGAGTGCGGATGAGGTTCTTGCTGATCTCGGCGTCAGCGACCCTCTTCTCGACATCGCCCGTGAACTCGAAGAGGTTGCCCTTGCCGATGACTATTTCATCTCGCGCAAGCTCTATCCCAACGTTGATTTCTATACGGGAGTCATCTACAAGGCGATGGGCTTCCCGCCGCGCATGTTCACGGTGCTATTCGCGATCGGTCGCCTTCCGGGCTGGATCGCCAACTGGCGCGAAATGAACCAAGACCCGAACACGAAGATTGGCCGCCCGCAGCAGCTGTACACGGGCCCCGAGACTCGCAGCTGGCCTCAGCGCTAG